The DNA window CAACCCGGCGCGACTTCGTCGCCAACGTGTCCCACGAACTGAAGACGCCGGTCGGGGCGATCGGCCTGCTCGCCGAGGCGATGCTGGAATCGGCCGACGACGCCGATTCGGTACAGCATTTCGGTCGGCGCGTGGTCGCCGAGAGCGCCCGGATGGGCAACATGGTGTCCGAGCTGATTGCGCTGTCGCGGCTGCAGGGCGGGGAGACCGCCGAGTTCACCTCGGTGGACGTGGATGCTCTCATCGACGACGCCATCGAGTCGGCCACCATCGCCGCCGAGGCGGCCGCGATCGCGATGCGCGCCGACGACCCCATCGGCGTGACCGTCCGCGGAGATCGCACCCTGCTGCTGACCGCACTCAACAACCTGATCGCCAACGCGATCTCGTACTCACCCGCGGCCACCACGGTGTCGATCAGCCGGCGCGTCACCCGCGTCGACGGACGCCCGATGGTGGCCATCGCGGTCACCGACCGCGGTATCGGCATCGCCCCCGACGATCAGCAGCGCGTCTTCGAACGGTTTTTCCGCGTCGATCAGGCCCGCTCCCGGATGACCGGCGGCACCGGCCTGGGTCTGGCCATCGTCAAACACGTCGCGGCCAACCACGGCGGAGTGATCAAGCTGTGGAGCAAGCCGGGCACCGGCTCGACCTTCACACTGTGCATCCCCGAGGACCTCTCCGACGCCGCCTGGATCGACGAGGTCCACGGCACCGACGCCCATGCCGCCGCCGAACTCCCGCCCGGACTGGTCGACCCGGAGTCGGCCGCGGTGACGATCACCTCCCACGAACCGGATCCACAACAACCGACCGAAGGAAATCGATAGGTGACCCACGTTCTGATTGTCGAGGACGAGGAATCGCTGGCGGATCCGCTGGCCTTCCTGCTGCGTAAAGAAGGCTTCGAGGCGAGTGTCGTCAACGACGGAGCCCAGGCGCTGTCCACATTCGACCGCGTCAGCCCCGACATCGTCCTCCTCGACCTGATGCTGCCCGGCATGTCCGGTACCGAGATCTGCAAAGCGCTGCGCACCAGGTCATCGGTGCCGGTCATCATGGTGACCGCGCGTGACAGCGAGATCGACAAGGTGGTGGGCCTCGAACTCGGGGCCGATGACTATGTCACCAAACCGTATTCGGCCCGCGAGCTGATCGCCCGGATCCGTGCGGTACTGCGGCGCGGCGGCGACCTCGCCGAGGAGGACCTCGACATCGGCATCCTGGAGGCCGGTCCGGTCCGGATGGACGTCGAACGCCACATCGTGGCCGTCAACGGGGAGCAGATCACGTTGCCGCTCAAGGAATTCGATCTACTCGAGTACCTGTTGCGCAACGCCGGGCGGGTACTGACCCGCGGTCAGCTCATCGACCGGGTATGGGGCGCGGACTACGTGGGTGACACCAAGACACTCGACGTCCACGTCAAGCGGCTGCGGTCCAAGATCGAGCCCGACCCGGCAAACCCGAAGCACCTCATCACCGTTCGAGGATTGGGTTACAAGCTCGAGGCCTGAGGTCGACGGGCATCGCGCAGGCTGGTCACTCCGACGGCTGGATCTCGTACTTGATGTCGGTGTCGCGTCGCGTGGTCGCGGCCGCGGTGGCCGGGTGGACGGCGATGAGTCCCAACCCGTTTCGGCGTCGGCAGGCGGCGGCGAGGACGTCGTAGGCGGGTTTTCCGATCAGCTCGGTCAGCTCGGGTGCGTAGGACTCCCAGACCTGTGTCGCACCGACGTGGGCATCGGGGGAGCCCGAGCAGTACCACTGCAGGTCGTGGCCACCCTCACCCCAGCCGCGGCGGTCGAACTCGGTGATCGTCGTCTTGAGAACCTGTGTGCCGTCGGGGCGTTCGACCCAATCCTGTTCGCGCCGGACCGGCAGCTGCCAGCACACGTCGGGTTTGACGGTCAGCGGTTCGAGGCCCTTGCGTAACGCCATCGAGTGCAACGCACAGCCGACACCCCCGGCAAAACCGGGACGGTTCAGAAAGATGCAGGCGCCCTTGTGAAGTCGGGTCTTGAGGGCCGGCTCGTCGTCGAGGTCGCCCTCCTCGAGATACCCACGCGGACCGAGCGGATCCTTGCCGGAGCCCTTCTTGTGGTACTGCCAGTCGTCGGCGGTCAGCAGCGACACCCCGTGGGCGAGGCGTTTGCGGTCGTCCTTGTCGGACAGATAGGCGCCGTGACTACAGCAGCCGTCGGTCTCCCGCCCGGCGATGATGCCCTGGCACGCAGGGGTTCCGAAGACGCACGTCCAGTACGACAGCAACCACGTGAGGTCGGCGTTGATGACGTGTTCGGGGTTCGCGGGGTCGGCGAATTCGTACCATTCGCGCGGGAAGTCGAGACCGACCTCGGGGGTCGGGCGCATGCGCGCCCCAGACGTGTGGACTGACACCGTTCCACGGTAACCGGGAAAGGTGCCTGCGCGCCGCCCGGGACGCCCACGGACGCGGGATTGCCGACCTGCTGACGATGGCGATCGGTGAAGCCGTATTTTGTAATCGTGCGCTTAGGTGTTCTCGATGTGGGCAGCAACACTGTTCACCTGCTCGTGGTCGACGCTCATCGTGGCGGCCATCCGACCCCGATGAGTTCGACCAAGGCGGTTCTGCGCCTCGCCGAGCAGATCGACGGCGACGGACGGCTGTCCGACCGTGCCGCCGGCAAACTCATCGACTCGATCGATGAGTTCATGCACATCGCGACCAGTTCGGGCTGCCAGCAGATCATGGCGTTTGCCACCTCCGCGGTACGCGACGCCACCAACTGCGACGACGTACTCGCTGACGTGGCCCGCCGGACCGGAGTGCAGGTGCGGGTGCTGTCCGGCCACGACGAGGCGCGACTGACCTCGCTGGCCGTCCGGCGCTGGTACGGCTGGAGCGCCGGACGCGTCCTGGCCCTCGACATCGGCGGTGGCTCGCTGGAGATGTCCAACGGCGTCGACGAGGAACCGGATGTGGCGCTGTCCCTGCCGCTCGGGGCCGGGCGGTTGACCCGTGAATGGCTGCCCGATGATCCGCCGGACCGTCGCCGGATCGGGGTCCTGCGCGACTGGCTCGACGCCGAACTCCGGGTACCCGCCAAACAGCTCCTCGATCCCGGGCAGCCGGATCTCGCGGTCGGCACGTCGAAGACGTTCCGAAGCCTGGCCCGGCTGACCGGTGCCGCGCCGTCGAGCGCCGGTCCACGGGTGAAACGCCAACTCACCTCGAGCGGTCTGCGCCAGCTCATCGCATTCATCTCGCGCATGACCCGAGACGACCGCGCCGAGCTCGAAGGCGTCAGCGCCGACCGTGCCGGACAGCTCGTCGGGGGTGCGCTGGTGGCCGAGGCGGCCATGCGGGCACTGCAAGTCGATACACTGGAAATCTGTCCATGGGCGCTACGGGAGGGGGTCATCCTGCGTCGTCTCGATACAGAGCCGGCCGACACCCCCGAACCCATGGGAACCGAAAATGCTGGTCGGGGCGTTTAGGGGAGGGATTCGGTGCACATCACCGAAGCGCGACCAGGCCGGTGACGGACACCGGCAACACAGAAGAACGTAGAGCGATGAGCGTCGACGCCGGCTGACTGGCGGCGGCGCGCGAGGACGGAGAGCCAACGCATGGCGAACGAATCGGGACCCGATTCCCGGCCGATCTCGGTGGCGGAACTTCTCGCCCGGTCTCAGGGGGCGGATTCTGCAGAGGCAACCCGCCGTTCGGGCGACCGAGGACGACGGCGGGTGGGCCGCGAGGGCACGGTGTCGGTGTCCGAACTCACCGGCGAGATCCCTCGGGTCGGCGACGACCCCACGCCGCCGGCCGGCTCGCGCGCGCAGTCGCAACCGACCCGCCCGGCTCCGGCCACCCCGGCTCGATCTGCTCCGGCCGCCCCGGCTCGATCGGCTCCGGCTCGATCTGCCCCGGATCGATCTGCTCCGGATCGATCTGCTCCGGCGCCCGCGAGTGGTGCGTTCCCGCGGTCGACGAATCCGGTGGCGCGCCGAGGTGCCGACGACCGCGCGGTCACCGACCGTGACCGCACCGACCCCGATCGCGACCGGCCCGTCCGGCCGTCGGGCGCGCGCTCGGCCAGCGGGATGCCCGGCTTCGGCGCCCCGCCCATGTCGACCCGGGATTTCAGCGCCGACGCCGTCGCCCAGCGTCTCGGTGGGTCGGATCGTCAGCAGCCGGGACAGGCCGCCGATGACGCCGGCATCGACGAGCGCGCGGCGAACGCGGTCACCGGCATCATCCCGGTGGTCGACGGTCCCGACGACGACCTCGTGGTGGTCGACTCCGATGACGTGGTCGCCTACGACCTGTCACCCGCTCCCGCTACCGACGATGACGTCAAGGTGCGCGACACCGGCGGCTTCGCCGAGGTGATGGACGACTTCGAGGCTTATCGCTCTTTCGCCGACGTCGAGGACCAGCCGGCCGAGCCGAAGAAGAAGCGACGATGGTTCGGTCGCAAGAAGGACACCGCCGCCAGCGAATCCACCGCCAGCGAATCCACTACTGATGAACCCGTCAGCGATCGTTCGGCCCGGCGGGCCGCGGCGCAGGCGGCGACCGGGACGACGGCCGCGAGGCCGGTGGCGGACGCTCCCGCGACCGTCGAGACGTCGTCGACGCCTGCATCGACCGAGCGCAGCGCCTGGGCACCCCCCGCCGAACCGGTGACCTCTCCGGCCGACTCCGAACGCGACGAGGAGCACGACGGCCTCGAGCGTGGCGACGACTGGGCGGAATTCGACAGGACGGAATTCAACCGCGACGAATTCGATGTGGTTGCGGTCGCCGACCCTGCCGACCGCGCGAACACCGGCACCGCAGATCACTCCGACACGGCGCGAGCCGATGTCGCCAGAGCTGCCGTGCCACCAGCGCGTGCCGCTGATCCGGCCGTCGAGGAGCCCGCAGACACCTTCGACGACGACACCGTCGACGACGACACCGTTGCCGAGGACACCGTCGACGACGACACCGTTGCCGATCACCCCGTCGATGCGGCTGAGCAGTCGCCGACGAAGGCGTGGCTCATCGTCATCGGGCAGATCGTCGCGGGTCTCGCGATCGGCATCGGACTGTTCTGGGGTTTCACCGAACTGTGGAAGTGGAGCGTGTACTTCGCGCTCGTCCTGGCCGTGGTGGTCATCTTCGGGATCGTCACCTTCGCGCATCTGGTGCGTCGGACCAGAGATCTGCCGACGACGCTGCTGGCGCTCGGTGTCGGTCTGCTGGTGACCATCGGACCGCTGGTCCTGCTGGCGAGCCGGTGACCGGTTCGGCCGTCCTCTCCTGCATACCGGCCGCGGTGGGTGCGCGATGATCCCGCACCTGCCCCGGCCCGAGATCCTCGTCGGCCTGTCGACGGCCTCGGTGTATCCGCAGAACACCGAGGCGGCCTTTGCCTACGCGTCCGAACTCGGGTACGACGGCGTCGAACTCATGGTGTGGGGGG is part of the Gordonia bronchialis DSM 43247 genome and encodes:
- a CDS encoding Ppx/GppA phosphatase family protein; the encoded protein is MRLGVLDVGSNTVHLLVVDAHRGGHPTPMSSTKAVLRLAEQIDGDGRLSDRAAGKLIDSIDEFMHIATSSGCQQIMAFATSAVRDATNCDDVLADVARRTGVQVRVLSGHDEARLTSLAVRRWYGWSAGRVLALDIGGGSLEMSNGVDEEPDVALSLPLGAGRLTREWLPDDPPDRRRIGVLRDWLDAELRVPAKQLLDPGQPDLAVGTSKTFRSLARLTGAAPSSAGPRVKRQLTSSGLRQLIAFISRMTRDDRAELEGVSADRAGQLVGGALVAEAAMRALQVDTLEICPWALREGVILRRLDTEPADTPEPMGTENAGRGV
- a CDS encoding response regulator transcription factor; the protein is MTHVLIVEDEESLADPLAFLLRKEGFEASVVNDGAQALSTFDRVSPDIVLLDLMLPGMSGTEICKALRTRSSVPVIMVTARDSEIDKVVGLELGADDYVTKPYSARELIARIRAVLRRGGDLAEEDLDIGILEAGPVRMDVERHIVAVNGEQITLPLKEFDLLEYLLRNAGRVLTRGQLIDRVWGADYVGDTKTLDVHVKRLRSKIEPDPANPKHLITVRGLGYKLEA
- a CDS encoding sensor histidine kinase — protein: MFVAFVAAAIVIALVVGIVVGRLVVAPRFPGRRPAVAVSSTQDSDATTSTTARTKELVFERADAPRAVPDSAELRISDVRATTDDGRMTRAGLLSLIVSNTETAVAVVDEFRDVVLYSHRAVDLGMVRDQLLADAVWEAAKDVLDTEEQRRFEFSPPASSLGFVSTGRTRKPAVESVRCLARLVAHQGERYAVVYGQDDTEHMRVEATRRDFVANVSHELKTPVGAIGLLAEAMLESADDADSVQHFGRRVVAESARMGNMVSELIALSRLQGGETAEFTSVDVDALIDDAIESATIAAEAAAIAMRADDPIGVTVRGDRTLLLTALNNLIANAISYSPAATTVSISRRVTRVDGRPMVAIAVTDRGIGIAPDDQQRVFERFFRVDQARSRMTGGTGLGLAIVKHVAANHGGVIKLWSKPGTGSTFTLCIPEDLSDAAWIDEVHGTDAHAAAELPPGLVDPESAAVTITSHEPDPQQPTEGNR